From Mesomycoplasma dispar, a single genomic window includes:
- a CDS encoding type Z 30S ribosomal protein S14 produces the protein MAKMSWKVKANRVPKFKVRAYTRCQLCGRSHSVLRKFRICRICFRTLAHQGRIPGIKKASW, from the coding sequence ATGGCAAAAATGTCGTGAAAAGTAAAAGCAAACCGGGTACCAAAATTTAAAGTTCGCGCCTATACACGTTGTCAGTTATGTGGTCGTTCCCATTCAGTTTTGCGTAAATTTAGAATTTGCCGGATTTGTTTTCGTACATTAGCACACCAAGGGCGAATCCCTGGAATTAAGAAAGCGAGTTGGTAA
- the rpsH gene encoding 30S ribosomal protein S8, protein MAFITDPIADMLTRIRNATLRKHKQVSFQHSKTKQKMLEIIKDAGYIKDFIIEGDLKKTITVELKYKGNVSAISGLKRISKPSLRVYTTALKIPFVQSGFGIAILSTSKGLLTDSQARKENIGGEIIAYIW, encoded by the coding sequence ATGGCTTTTATTACAGATCCAATTGCTGATATGCTCACCCGTATTCGCAATGCAACACTTAGAAAACATAAACAAGTATCATTCCAACATTCAAAAACAAAACAAAAAATGTTAGAAATCATTAAAGATGCAGGTTATATTAAAGACTTTATTATCGAAGGCGATCTAAAAAAAACAATTACCGTTGAACTAAAATACAAAGGTAATGTTTCGGCCATTTCTGGACTTAAACGAATTTCAAAACCTTCATTACGTGTTTATACAACCGCGCTGAAAATTCCTTTTGTCCAATCAGGTTTCGGAATTGCAATTCTTTCAACTTCAAAAGGACTTCTAACAGATTCACAAGCAAGAAAGGAAAATATTGGCGGAGAAATTATCGCCTATATTTGGTAA
- the rplF gene encoding 50S ribosomal protein L6, whose protein sequence is MSRVGNRLLVIPEQVLVEISGSNVKVKGPLGILERQFSESITILQEENILKTKRSSELKQIKQLHGTTNSHLGAMLIGVSKGFQKELKIKGVGYKATLKANLIELLVGYSHPVEIKIPQELDVLIPNATTIQIKGIDKQKVGQFAAQIRQVRKPNAYSGKGISYSDEILKLKEGKKASK, encoded by the coding sequence ATGTCACGTGTCGGTAATCGTCTTTTAGTTATTCCGGAACAAGTTTTAGTTGAAATTAGTGGATCAAATGTTAAAGTCAAAGGACCTTTAGGAATTTTAGAGCGTCAATTTTCGGAGTCAATTACAATTTTACAAGAAGAAAACATTCTTAAAACAAAAAGAAGTTCGGAATTAAAACAGATCAAACAACTTCATGGAACAACCAATTCGCATTTAGGCGCAATGCTAATTGGGGTATCAAAAGGTTTTCAAAAAGAGTTAAAAATCAAAGGGGTCGGATATAAAGCGACTTTAAAAGCGAATCTGATCGAACTTTTAGTTGGTTATTCCCATCCAGTGGAAATTAAAATTCCGCAAGAACTTGATGTTTTAATCCCAAATGCAACAACAATTCAAATCAAAGGAATTGATAAACAAAAAGTCGGGCAATTTGCCGCCCAAATTCGTCAAGTGCGTAAACCAAATGCTTATTCTGGAAAAGGAATTTCTTATAGTGATGAAATTCTCAAACTCAAAGAAGGGAAAAAAGCTTCAAAATAA
- the rplR gene encoding 50S ribosomal protein L18, with protein sequence MQKSRNFHRKVKHVRILAKLVAKRENEQKYRIGVYKSLRHFYAYIFDPWKKQVILSVSTLDKTDKYSGNILAATNLAPELYTKIKELKLENSPFIFDRSGYLYHGRVKAFADALRAQGVKF encoded by the coding sequence ATGCAAAAATCACGTAATTTTCATCGTAAAGTAAAACATGTTCGTATTTTAGCAAAACTAGTTGCAAAAAGGGAGAATGAGCAAAAATACCGTATCGGTGTTTATAAATCGTTACGTCATTTTTATGCTTATATTTTTGACCCTTGAAAAAAACAAGTGATCCTTTCTGTTTCCACACTTGATAAAACTGATAAATACAGTGGTAATATTCTTGCAGCAACTAATTTAGCTCCAGAATTATATACCAAAATTAAAGAACTAAAATTAGAAAATAGTCCCTTTATTTTCGATCGGAGCGGTTATTTATACCACGGACGCGTTAAAGCTTTTGCCGATGCACTCAGAGCACAAGGAGTAAAATTCTAA
- the rpsE gene encoding 30S ribosomal protein S5 codes for MDKNLEKKNKQVNQPKETQNQSFDNKNQQSPKDGKQQFQRRRPQRPKPLKDKNFKPEFEERVISVARVTKVVKGGRRFSFSAFAVVGNKKGKVGFGHGKANEVQDSIRKAVKDAQNRLVSVPIYRKSTVPHEINAKYSASKILIKPAPRGKGIVASNTVRAVVELAGYTDIYTKTYGSRTKINVVRATLKALLGLKTINQVAELRDLSPAQAHAQSYSQKR; via the coding sequence ATGGATAAAAATCTGGAAAAAAAGAATAAGCAAGTCAACCAACCAAAAGAGACACAGAATCAATCTTTTGATAATAAAAACCAACAAAGCCCAAAAGATGGCAAACAACAATTTCAACGCCGTCGTCCACAAAGACCAAAACCATTAAAAGATAAAAATTTTAAACCTGAATTTGAAGAAAGGGTAATTTCTGTTGCCAGGGTTACAAAAGTTGTCAAAGGTGGTCGTCGTTTTTCTTTTAGTGCTTTTGCTGTTGTTGGTAATAAAAAAGGCAAAGTTGGCTTTGGTCACGGGAAGGCAAACGAGGTTCAAGACTCAATTCGTAAAGCGGTAAAAGATGCCCAAAATCGACTTGTAAGCGTGCCAATTTATCGTAAATCAACCGTTCCCCACGAAATTAATGCCAAATATTCGGCATCAAAAATTCTAATCAAACCTGCGCCAAGAGGAAAGGGAATTGTTGCTTCTAATACCGTTCGTGCTGTTGTCGAACTTGCTGGTTATACTGATATTTATACAAAAACTTACGGCTCAAGAACAAAAATTAACGTTGTTCGCGCAACTCTAAAAGCACTTTTAGGACTTAAAACAATCAACCAAGTCGCTGAATTACGCGATCTTAGTCCTGCACAAGCACACGCGCAATCTTATAGCCAAAAACGTTAA
- the rplO gene encoding 50S ribosomal protein L15, whose protein sequence is MSIRLENLSYIPGSRTKKHRKGRGHAAGKGKQAGRGQSGQKKRSTVRLGFEGGQNPWFRRVPKVGFHNFNARKFEIFNLSDLESRYQDGDKISLESLYLKGILKKRNLPAKLLAKGELTKKITITTNAYSAAALEKIEKLGGKIEVR, encoded by the coding sequence ATGTCAATCAGACTTGAAAATCTTAGCTACATCCCTGGTTCACGGACAAAAAAACACCGTAAAGGTCGCGGACACGCTGCTGGAAAAGGGAAACAAGCAGGTCGGGGACAGTCAGGACAAAAAAAGCGTTCTACTGTTCGTCTTGGTTTTGAAGGGGGGCAAAACCCTTGGTTCCGTCGGGTACCAAAAGTTGGATTTCACAATTTTAACGCAAGAAAATTCGAAATTTTCAACCTGTCCGATCTTGAAAGCCGCTACCAAGATGGTGATAAAATCAGTTTAGAATCTTTATATCTTAAAGGAATTCTAAAAAAACGAAATCTCCCTGCTAAATTACTTGCAAAAGGTGAACTTACAAAAAAAATAACAATCACCACTAACGCTTATTCGGCGGCGGCGCTAGAAAAAATTGAAAAACTTGGTGGCAAAATCGAGGTTCGCTAG
- the secY gene encoding preprotein translocase subunit SecY has protein sequence MFKFLGKIWEKINSGYIILKNRAYFAYKEKILTRKLIFTFFLLVIFIVCGTITIPGLKLLQFQLDANSFLGIINTVGGGGLLNFSVVALGISPFITASLFMLIAQTKLFPPIHRLSQSGPAGRRKINIITRFLTLLVALIQAIVLIRTVILNTDFGFVRLEINTPVFIWLVLPLILISGSLFSLFLAEQITDKGVGNGTSLLIFSGIIVGLPRRFQHAFEYLVDLNSPSSLITQVLSFILYVVGFLVVLLVSVYVYLAERKIPIQQTGSGMSKNVKEISILPLKLNPAGIMPVIFALIVVSLPTLFSGFLDRNTSAVRNWIDNNMQIHHPLGLSIFIVFNIAFSIIMSLQQSRIDKISQDFAKNSTFIPGIRPGEQTEDYLIGVVLRLSIFSAIYLTFLGILQPVEIMLGLPSAITFSGTSIIILATTTLETISQIKARYDAQKVLKQSKKIRKSLNLKGSSNSSNSNRDLLW, from the coding sequence GTGTTTAAATTTTTGGGAAAAATTTGGGAAAAAATAAACTCTGGTTATATCATTCTAAAGAACCGTGCTTATTTTGCTTATAAAGAAAAAATTTTAACCCGAAAATTAATTTTTACTTTTTTTTTACTAGTAATTTTTATCGTTTGTGGTACAATTACTATCCCTGGATTAAAATTATTACAATTTCAACTTGATGCTAATTCCTTTTTAGGAATTATTAATACCGTCGGCGGCGGCGGACTTCTTAATTTTTCAGTTGTTGCACTCGGAATTAGCCCGTTTATAACGGCATCTTTGTTTATGCTAATTGCGCAGACGAAATTATTCCCCCCCATTCACCGACTATCGCAATCAGGTCCTGCAGGTAGACGAAAAATTAATATAATCACCCGTTTTTTAACCCTTTTAGTTGCACTTATCCAGGCGATTGTACTAATTCGGACCGTTATTTTAAATACTGACTTCGGTTTTGTTCGTCTTGAAATTAACACGCCCGTATTTATTTGACTAGTTTTACCGTTAATACTAATTTCAGGTTCTCTTTTTTCGTTATTTCTAGCAGAACAAATCACCGACAAAGGTGTTGGTAACGGAACTTCGCTTTTGATTTTTTCAGGAATTATTGTCGGTTTACCACGTCGTTTCCAACATGCTTTTGAGTATCTTGTCGATCTTAACTCGCCTTCTTCACTCATTACGCAAGTATTAAGTTTTATTTTATATGTTGTCGGATTTTTAGTTGTTTTATTAGTTTCAGTTTATGTTTATTTAGCTGAACGCAAAATCCCGATCCAACAAACTGGATCAGGGATGTCAAAAAATGTTAAAGAAATTTCGATCCTACCATTAAAATTAAACCCTGCTGGAATTATGCCCGTCATTTTCGCATTAATTGTTGTATCGCTACCGACACTTTTTAGTGGTTTTCTTGACCGTAATACCTCAGCAGTTCGAAATTGAATTGATAATAATATGCAAATTCACCACCCGCTTGGTCTTAGTATTTTTATCGTTTTCAATATCGCCTTTAGTATTATTATGTCTTTACAGCAATCACGGATTGATAAAATTTCGCAAGATTTTGCCAAAAATTCAACTTTTATCCCTGGAATTCGTCCTGGTGAACAAACTGAGGACTATCTGATCGGAGTTGTGTTAAGACTTTCAATTTTTAGTGCAATTTATCTTACTTTTCTCGGAATTCTCCAACCAGTTGAAATTATGTTAGGACTACCTTCGGCGATTACTTTTTCAGGTACTTCGATAATAATTTTAGCAACAACCACACTTGAGACGATCTCACAAATAAAAGCCCGTTATGATGCCCAAAAAGTTCTAAAACAAAGTAAAAAAATTCGTAAAAGTCTTAATCTTAAAGGATCTTCGAACTCTTCTAATTCAAATCGCGATCTTCTATGATAA
- a CDS encoding adenylate kinase family protein yields MPSSKKILFIGAPGSGKGTISKILLEKYQLIHISTGELFRTKIKQDAEFAKKIQNYVSSGDYVPDEITNNLVFDFIFQLPKNQGYILDGYPRTVEQLKFMIENKIDVDLVFYLQIKNETIISRLSQRLFCQKCQKPYNLLLAKPKVVGKCDIDNNDLITRNDDRPEIINVRIEKFIQSVAPIVDYYKKNNKIHYLDAEQNLENIISEIEKWL; encoded by the coding sequence ATGCCCAGTAGCAAAAAAATTCTTTTTATCGGTGCCCCTGGTTCAGGCAAGGGCACAATTTCGAAAATTTTACTTGAGAAATATCAGTTAATTCATATCTCAACTGGCGAACTTTTCCGAACTAAAATTAAACAAGATGCTGAATTTGCAAAAAAAATTCAAAACTATGTAAGTTCTGGTGATTATGTTCCTGATGAAATAACTAATAATTTGGTATTTGACTTCATTTTCCAACTACCAAAAAATCAGGGTTACATTCTCGATGGCTATCCGCGAACAGTTGAACAGTTAAAATTTATGATTGAAAACAAAATTGATGTTGATCTCGTTTTTTATTTACAAATAAAAAACGAGACAATTATTTCCCGATTATCGCAACGTCTTTTTTGTCAAAAATGTCAAAAACCGTATAATTTGTTATTAGCAAAACCAAAAGTTGTCGGCAAATGCGACATTGATAATAACGATTTAATTACCCGCAACGATGACCGACCAGAAATCATTAATGTTCGGATTGAAAAATTTATCCAATCTGTTGCCCCGATTGTTGACTATTATAAAAAGAATAACAAAATTCATTATTTAGACGCCGAGCAAAATCTAGAAAATATTATTAGTGAAATTGAAAAATGGCTATAA
- the map gene encoding type I methionyl aminopeptidase — MAIIKTDFEISQIKIASKILAEVKAKVYDFVRPGISLKEIDAIAFKEIKAKNAEPAFLNYQGFPATICASVNEILIHGIPSDYVLKQGDIVSIDLGLSYNGFFADSAFTKSLGENAENEKLIKCAKEAFFAGLGAIKPGASTGDIGFAIANVIKSYGFFTPREFSGHGIGRQLHENPNIYNFGTPGKGVKLKDNMVICIEPMILQTSAKIKILNDGWSVIAKDGRKTSHYEQTVLIQNGKGVILTEMDQN; from the coding sequence ATGGCTATAATTAAAACTGATTTTGAAATAAGTCAAATAAAAATTGCTAGCAAAATCCTGGCAGAAGTCAAAGCAAAAGTTTATGACTTTGTAAGACCAGGAATCTCTTTAAAAGAAATCGATGCCATTGCTTTTAAAGAGATAAAAGCAAAAAATGCAGAACCAGCTTTTCTAAATTATCAAGGTTTTCCAGCTACAATTTGTGCAAGTGTTAATGAAATTCTCATTCACGGAATTCCAAGTGATTATGTACTTAAACAAGGCGATATCGTTTCGATCGACTTAGGTCTTTCTTATAACGGTTTTTTTGCTGATAGTGCTTTTACAAAATCACTTGGCGAAAATGCAGAAAACGAAAAATTAATTAAGTGCGCAAAAGAAGCCTTTTTTGCTGGACTGGGCGCAATAAAACCTGGCGCTAGCACAGGCGATATTGGTTTTGCAATCGCCAATGTAATAAAATCTTATGGTTTTTTTACTCCCCGTGAGTTTTCTGGTCACGGAATCGGGCGACAATTACACGAAAATCCAAACATTTACAATTTCGGAACTCCTGGAAAAGGGGTAAAATTAAAAGATAATATGGTTATTTGTATTGAACCAATGATCTTGCAAACATCAGCAAAAATAAAAATTTTAAACGATGGATGATCGGTGATTGCAAAAGATGGCAGAAAAACCTCCCATTATGAACAAACAGTTTTAATTCAAAATGGCAAAGGTGTAATTTTAACAGAAATGGATCAAAATTAG
- the infA gene encoding translation initiation factor IF-1 has product MSNSTKEQKLLFQGKVTHVFNAQEYEVTLENGVKLICHIAGKMKLHHIKIILGDSVRVEMSPYDLSKGRIVYRYK; this is encoded by the coding sequence ATGTCAAATTCAACAAAGGAACAAAAACTATTATTCCAAGGGAAAGTAACTCATGTTTTTAACGCTCAAGAATACGAAGTAACACTCGAAAACGGCGTTAAGTTAATTTGTCATATTGCTGGGAAAATGAAACTACACCATATTAAAATAATTTTAGGTGATAGCGTTCGTGTCGAAATGTCTCCTTATGATCTTTCAAAAGGAAGAATAGTTTACCGTTACAAGTAA
- the rpmJ gene encoding 50S ribosomal protein L36, with translation MKVRASIKKICKDCKIIKRRSINRVICLLKKHKQRQG, from the coding sequence ATGAAAGTTCGTGCAAGCATTAAAAAAATTTGCAAAGATTGTAAAATAATTAAACGCCGCTCAATTAACCGCGTAATTTGTTTGCTTAAAAAACACAAACAAAGACAAGGTTAA
- a CDS encoding 30S ribosomal protein S13: MARVLNVEIPNHKRVIIALCSIFGIGKSLAAEIIDKTAKLQEEKFGKKFPILTENTKVKEINEEVLQIIRDVAKTYKTEGDLHREVQSNIKRLIEIKCYRGIRHRKGLPVRGQVTQKNARTRKGPRKAIMGKKDKGK, encoded by the coding sequence ATGGCACGTGTTCTTAATGTTGAAATTCCAAATCATAAAAGAGTTATAATTGCTCTTTGCAGTATTTTTGGAATTGGTAAATCCTTAGCAGCAGAAATTATTGATAAAACTGCTAAATTACAAGAAGAAAAATTTGGGAAAAAATTCCCAATTTTAACCGAAAACACGAAGGTAAAAGAAATTAACGAGGAAGTTTTGCAAATCATCCGTGATGTTGCCAAAACTTACAAAACCGAAGGTGACTTACACCGCGAGGTGCAATCAAATATTAAAAGACTAATTGAAATTAAATGTTATCGCGGCATTCGTCATCGGAAAGGACTACCAGTTCGCGGTCAGGTAACACAAAAAAATGCCCGAACTCGAAAAGGACCAAGAAAAGCAATTATGGGCAAAAAGGATAAAGGTAAATAA
- the rpsK gene encoding 30S ribosomal protein S11, whose amino-acid sequence MATNTRKVKKLRPKNVTVGIAHIHSSHQNTIISFTDKQGNVISWASSGSIGFKGTKKKTAYAATLATAAAAQKAREHGMREVLVHLKGTGQGKEAARKQIITSGMNILLTKDVTPVPHNGTRPPRKWFKRQEKR is encoded by the coding sequence ATGGCAACTAATACTCGTAAAGTTAAAAAATTACGTCCAAAAAATGTTACCGTCGGGATTGCGCATATTCACTCTTCACACCAAAATACAATTATTTCTTTTACTGACAAACAAGGTAATGTAATTTCTTGGGCATCTTCTGGTTCAATTGGTTTTAAAGGGACAAAGAAAAAAACCGCTTATGCCGCAACACTTGCAACTGCGGCAGCCGCCCAAAAAGCCCGTGAACACGGGATGCGTGAAGTGCTTGTGCATTTAAAAGGGACAGGACAAGGGAAAGAAGCGGCAAGAAAACAGATTATTACCTCTGGAATGAACATTTTACTAACAAAAGATGTTACCCCTGTTCCGCATAATGGAACTCGACCACCACGAAAATGATTCAAACGTCAAGAAAAAAGGTAG
- a CDS encoding DNA-directed RNA polymerase subunit alpha, which translates to MKKHAKVYYSENLVDQVSEFETSFELKPLERGLGNTIGNALRRTVLSSIPSCAVFAVKIEGVKHEFSVLDDVIEDVVTILNNLKKVRFFYDPRFFEKNQIQMASFDGQKAGQIFARDIQSHSGLKIVNPDLYIADISRVGALKFEIFITSGKGFSDFETNKKFVNEVILTLESKMEGTVLAVDSDFSPVVSANYQAVEINSASPIVEEKLNFSIKTDGSMLAKDALSYASQVLIAHLNMLANVDNLNKFSDEFFEVQVIKEEPVRRPSDSIDALDLSVRSLNALRRAQYYKISDIEKLGHDDFENIKNLGRKSVQEIMEKLQNYKNEQKGEN; encoded by the coding sequence ATGAAAAAACACGCAAAAGTTTATTATTCTGAAAACCTTGTTGACCAAGTTAGTGAATTTGAAACAAGTTTTGAACTAAAACCATTAGAACGTGGGCTCGGAAATACAATCGGAAACGCACTTCGTCGCACAGTTTTGTCATCAATTCCTTCCTGTGCCGTTTTTGCGGTTAAAATTGAAGGTGTAAAACACGAATTTAGTGTTCTTGATGATGTAATCGAAGATGTTGTAACAATTCTTAACAATCTCAAAAAAGTGCGTTTTTTCTACGATCCGCGCTTTTTTGAAAAAAATCAAATTCAAATGGCAAGTTTCGATGGCCAAAAAGCTGGACAAATTTTTGCCCGTGATATTCAATCTCATAGTGGTCTCAAAATCGTTAATCCTGATTTGTATATCGCCGATATTTCCCGTGTTGGGGCACTAAAATTCGAAATTTTTATTACTTCTGGTAAAGGATTTAGTGATTTTGAAACTAATAAAAAGTTTGTCAACGAAGTAATTCTAACACTTGAGTCAAAAATGGAAGGCACAGTTTTAGCAGTTGATAGCGATTTTTCCCCTGTTGTTAGTGCAAATTATCAAGCAGTTGAAATTAACTCCGCAAGTCCAATTGTTGAAGAAAAACTGAATTTTTCAATTAAAACTGACGGTTCAATGTTGGCAAAAGATGCACTTTCTTATGCATCTCAGGTTCTAATTGCCCATCTGAATATGCTTGCAAATGTTGATAATCTTAATAAATTCAGTGATGAATTTTTTGAGGTTCAAGTTATCAAAGAAGAGCCAGTTCGCCGTCCTTCTGATAGTATCGATGCCCTTGATCTTTCGGTTCGTTCACTTAATGCGCTGCGACGGGCACAATATTATAAAATTTCTGATATTGAAAAATTAGGTCATGATGACTTTGAAAACATTAAAAATCTTGGTCGCAAATCTGTGCAAGAAATTATGGAAAAATTGCAAAACTATAAAAACGAACAAAAAGGAGAGAATTAA
- the rplQ gene encoding 50S ribosomal protein L17, with product MANPHQIYSRDAAWDRQVFRSLATSLILHGHIKTTLTRAKRLRSVTEKLITKAKKNDLASRRQVLSFLYNQKTKDGMKVMPYLFNKIAPRYLERNGGYTRIIKIPSRLGDNTKMAIIELV from the coding sequence ATGGCAAATCCGCACCAAATTTACTCTCGCGATGCCGCCTGAGACCGTCAAGTTTTCCGCTCACTTGCAACTTCGCTAATTTTGCACGGACATATCAAAACTACACTAACCCGTGCAAAACGTCTCCGTTCTGTAACTGAAAAATTAATTACGAAGGCAAAAAAGAACGATCTTGCCTCCCGCCGTCAAGTTCTTAGTTTTTTATATAACCAAAAAACTAAAGACGGAATGAAAGTAATGCCTTATTTATTCAATAAAATTGCTCCACGTTATCTTGAACGCAATGGTGGATATACCCGAATTATTAAAATTCCGAGCCGACTTGGCGATAATACCAAAATGGCAATTATCGAACTTGTCTAA